In the genome of Candidatus Methylomirabilota bacterium, one region contains:
- a CDS encoding MBL fold metallo-hydrolase, producing MARRSALLFPALALALTSCAGAGAPVPGAPPHHRERGFANTNPAYAPAGAWTRLTFFVGRVWASTFSPRTANLAVIASDLATIRGPAGADTVTWVGHATLLVQLDGVNVLTDPHWSARASPVGFAGPKRVTPPGLRFEDLPPIHVVIISHDHYDHLDDATVRRLAATHRPHFLVPLGIKAWLAQRGITDVEELDWWDGRTVRGLTFTCVPAQHFSGRGLFDRNRRLWSGFTVAGRSKRLYFAGDTAYYDGLKEIGARLGPFDLAAIPIGAYLPATIMKPSHTSPEEALRVLADVRGRRIVPIHWGTFDLAEEPIEEPPKRLEAEARRLGLDAERLWILKHGETRRW from the coding sequence GTGGCCCGCCGCTCCGCGCTCCTGTTCCCGGCACTCGCGCTGGCCCTGACCTCGTGCGCCGGCGCCGGGGCGCCCGTGCCCGGCGCGCCCCCGCACCACCGCGAGCGAGGCTTCGCCAACACGAACCCGGCCTACGCGCCCGCGGGGGCGTGGACGCGGCTCACCTTCTTCGTCGGGCGCGTCTGGGCCTCGACGTTCTCACCGCGCACCGCCAATCTCGCCGTCATCGCGAGCGACCTGGCGACGATCCGCGGGCCCGCCGGCGCCGACACGGTGACCTGGGTCGGCCACGCGACGCTGCTGGTCCAGCTCGACGGCGTCAACGTCCTCACCGACCCGCACTGGTCGGCGCGCGCGAGCCCCGTCGGCTTCGCGGGGCCCAAGCGCGTGACTCCGCCGGGGCTCCGCTTCGAGGACCTGCCGCCGATCCATGTCGTGATCATCTCGCACGACCACTACGACCACCTCGACGACGCGACGGTCCGGCGGCTCGCCGCGACCCACCGGCCCCACTTCCTGGTGCCGCTCGGGATCAAGGCCTGGCTCGCCCAGCGCGGCATCACCGACGTCGAGGAGCTCGACTGGTGGGACGGCCGGACGGTGCGCGGGCTCACCTTCACGTGCGTGCCCGCGCAGCACTTCTCCGGGCGCGGCCTCTTCGACAGGAACCGCCGCCTCTGGAGCGGCTTCACGGTCGCCGGCCGGTCGAAGCGCCTCTACTTCGCCGGGGACACGGCCTACTACGACGGGCTCAAGGAGATCGGCGCGCGGCTCGGCCCCTTCGACCTCGCCGCGATCCCGATCGGCGCCTACCTGCCGGCCACGATCATGAAGCCGAGCCACACGTCGCCCGAGGAGGCGCTGCGGGTGCTCGCCGACGTCCGCGGCCGGCGCATCGTCCCGATCCACTGGGGCACCTTCGACCTCGCCGAGGAGCCGATCGAGGAGCCGCCCAAGCGCCTCGAGGCGGAGGCGCGCCGGCTCGGCCTCGACGCCGAGCGCCTGTGGATCCTGAAGCACGGCGAGACGCGACGCTGGTGA
- a CDS encoding ATP-binding protein, producing the protein MSRPTPRAKRRAPRSDPPADGRQRSRDHSDVSAHLEILRTVAETVSRTLDVRDVLRTALEALTHVTGHEIASLHLLSSDGKTLELEGERGMSARLREVNRRLPVGEGLIGRVAKTGRSTQSENVFRAPNLFPPAKAAVRLDQIRGFVCVPIRCRGRILGTLSLGRQTPDRFDVHEISLVKATAYQIGLALDNARLFEETVRQLDELKRAHAQLIHAEKLSAVGELASGVAHEINNPLTTILGQVHLLLTHPDVTPHFNERLKIVAEEASRAAKIVQNLLLFARQYTPERRPCSLPDQAKRVLDLKGYQLQQDSIRVVTEFRASPLVLGDENQLQQVLLNLVQNAHYAMAKRPGPRVLTVRTWPNGVTVCLEVRDTGPGIPSEVMPRIFDPFFTTKPPGEGSGLGLSVSYGIITELGGTLQVHNRPEGGASFILELPAVDQKARSK; encoded by the coding sequence ATGAGCCGCCCGACGCCGCGCGCGAAGCGGCGCGCCCCGCGCTCCGATCCCCCGGCCGACGGCCGCCAGCGGTCGCGCGACCATTCGGACGTCAGCGCCCACCTCGAGATCCTCCGCACAGTCGCCGAGACGGTCAGCCGCACGCTCGACGTCCGCGACGTCCTGCGCACGGCGCTCGAGGCCCTCACGCACGTCACCGGCCACGAGATCGCGAGCCTGCACCTGCTCTCGTCCGACGGCAAGACGCTCGAGCTCGAGGGCGAGCGGGGAATGTCGGCGCGGCTGCGTGAGGTCAACCGGCGCCTGCCGGTGGGCGAGGGGCTGATCGGCCGGGTCGCCAAGACGGGCCGGTCCACGCAGTCCGAGAACGTCTTCCGGGCCCCTAACCTGTTCCCGCCGGCGAAGGCGGCGGTCCGGCTCGACCAGATCCGCGGCTTCGTCTGCGTCCCGATCCGCTGCCGCGGCCGGATCCTCGGCACGCTCTCGCTCGGCCGTCAGACCCCCGACCGGTTCGACGTCCACGAGATCTCGCTCGTCAAGGCGACGGCCTACCAGATCGGCCTGGCGCTCGACAACGCGCGGCTCTTCGAGGAGACGGTGCGCCAGCTCGACGAGCTCAAGCGCGCGCACGCGCAGCTCATCCACGCCGAGAAGCTGTCGGCGGTCGGCGAGCTCGCCTCCGGCGTCGCCCACGAGATCAACAACCCGCTGACGACGATCCTCGGCCAGGTGCACCTGCTGCTCACGCACCCGGACGTGACGCCGCACTTCAACGAGCGCCTCAAGATCGTCGCCGAGGAGGCCTCGCGCGCGGCGAAGATCGTCCAGAACCTGCTCCTGTTCGCGCGCCAGTACACGCCCGAGCGGCGGCCGTGCTCGCTGCCCGACCAGGCGAAGCGCGTGCTCGACCTGAAGGGCTACCAGCTCCAGCAGGACAGCATCCGCGTGGTGACCGAGTTCAGGGCGAGCCCCCTCGTGCTGGGCGACGAAAACCAGCTCCAGCAGGTGCTGCTGAACCTCGTCCAGAATGCGCACTACGCGATGGCGAAGCGCCCCGGGCCGCGGGTGCTCACCGTCCGGACGTGGCCCAACGGCGTCACCGTCTGCCTCGAGGTGCGTGACACGGGCCCGGGCATTCCCTCGGAGGTCATGCCGCGGATCTTCGACCCCTTCTTCACGACCAAGCCGCCCGGCGAGGGCAGCGGGCTCGGACTCTCGGTGTCCTACGGGATCATCACCGAGCTGGGGGGTACCCTCCAGGTCCACAACCGGCCCGAGGGCGGCGCGTCGTTCATCCTCGAGCTGCCCGCGGTGGACCAGAAAGCGCGATCGAAGTAG